The Arvicanthis niloticus isolate mArvNil1 chromosome 2, mArvNil1.pat.X, whole genome shotgun sequence genome includes a window with the following:
- the Dnajc5 gene encoding dnaJ homolog subfamily C member 5, translating to MADQRQRSLSTSGESLYHVLGLDKNATSDDIKKSYRKLALKYHPDKNPDNPEAADKFKEINNAHAILTDATKRNIYDKYGSLGLYVAEQFGEENVNTYFVLSSWWAKALFVVCGLLTCCYCCCCLCCCFNCCCGKCKPKAPEGEETEFYVSPEDLEAQLQSDEREATDTPIVIQPASATETTQLTADSHPSYHTDGFN from the exons ATGGCTGACCAGAGGCAGCGCTCGCTCTCTACTTCCGGGGAATCGTTATACCATGTTCTTGGACTGGACAAGAATGCAACCTCGGATGACATTAAAAAGTCCTATCG GAAACTGGCCCTGAAATATCACCCTGACAAGAACCCTGATAACCCAGAGGCTGCAGACAAATTTAAGGAGATTAACAACGCCCACGCCATCCTGACAGACGCCACGAAAAGAAACATTTATGACAAGTATGGCTCGCTGGGGCTTTATGTGGCTGAGCAGTTTGGGGAGGAGAACGTCAACACCTACTTCGTACTCTCCAGCTGGTGGGCCAAG GCACTGTTCGTTGTCTGTGGCCTCCTCacctgctgctactgctgctgctgtttgtgcTGTTGCTTTAACTGCTGCTGTGGGAAATGCAAGCCCAAGGCACCTGAGGGTGAGGAGACAGAATTCTACGTATCCCCCGAAGACTTGGAGGCACAGCTGCAGTCTGATGAAAGGG AGGCTACAGACACACCGATCGTCATACAGCCAGCGTCCGCCACAGAGACCACCCAGCTGACAGCCGACTCCCACCCCAGCTATCACACCGACGGGTTCAACTAA